A window from Onychostoma macrolepis isolate SWU-2019 chromosome 07, ASM1243209v1, whole genome shotgun sequence encodes these proteins:
- the LOC131543813 gene encoding E3 ubiquitin-protein ligase TRIM39-like isoform X1, which produces MAESLLTSPKHKRRRRHSMEEPPNLSSGSMAEELQCSVCLDVFTDPVSTPCGHNFCKSCLNQCWNNSQECKCPFCNETFSKRPDLKINTALRQVVQLFQEKLTLSKTEVLCDICDERKLKALKSCLVCQTSYCETHLEPHQRVLSFRKHKLMDPVKNMKDYICQKHERPLELFCRDDQTRVCVFCTDGDHKTHNTVPLEEESEEKKAQLMKPQKDVQQMIQDRIRKIQDINHSAELRKKSTEREKAASVELFSDLMRSIERCQAELLEMMEEKQKAAEKQDEKLIQELQQEITELKMRNTELDHLLHTEDHLQLLQIDPSLCSPPHTRNWPEISMNTDVSVVTLRRALTQLHETLDEKLSQYVLWRMQQHAVVVTLDPDTAYPNLILSDDRKQVRHGDINHDFPDNPERFDNGACVLGKEGLSSGRFYFEVQVMGKTGWILGVARESINRKGKITVSPQNGYWTVGLWNGNEYWACADPCIQLSLRVKPQKVGVFVDYEEGLVSFYDVESKSHIYSFTGQSFIEKLYPFFSPFPNDRGKNSAPMIISPVNYNE; this is translated from the exons ATGGCAGAATCTTTACTAACATCACCGAAACATAAACGAAGGAGGAGACACAGTATGGAAGAACCTCCAA ACCTATCAAGTGGTTCTATGGCTGAGGAGCTTCAGTGTTCAGTGTGTCTGGATGTGTTCACTGATCCAGTCAGCACTCCATGTGGACACAACTTCTGTAAGAGCTGCCTGAACCAGTGCTGGAACAACAGTCAGGAGTGCAAATGTCCATTCTGTAATGAAACATTCAGTAAAAGACCCGACCTCAAGATCAACACAGCACTTAGACAGGTTGTACAACTCTTTCAGGAAAAGCTCACTCTGAGTAAAACTGAAGTTCTCTGTGACATCTGTGATGAAAGAAAGCTGAAAGCCCTGAAGTCCTGTCTGGTGTGTCAGACCTCTTACTGTGAAACTCATCTGGAGCCTCATCAGAGAGTCCTGAGCTTCAGGAAACACAAACTAATGGACCCTGTGAAGAATATGAAGGACTATATTTGTCAGAAACACGAGAGACCTCTGGAGCTGTTCTGTAGAGATGATcagacacgtgtgtgtgtgttttgcactGATGGAGACCACAAGACTCACAACACTGTTCCTCTAGAGGAGGAGAGTGAAGAGAAGAAG GCTCAGCTGATGAAACCACAGAAAGACGTGCAGCAGATGATCCAGGACAGAATCAGGAAGATTCAAGACATCAATCACTCAGCAGAACTCAGAAAA AAAAGCACAGAGCGAGAGAAAGCAGCCAGTGTTGAACTCTTCAGTGATCTGATGCGCTCCATTGAGAGATGTCAGGCTGAGCTGCTGGAGATGATGGAGGAGAAGCAGAAAGCAGCAGAGAAACAGGATGAAAAGCTCATTCAAGAGCTGCAGCAGGAAATCACTGAGCTCAAGATGAGAAACACTGAGCTGGATCATCTCTTACACACCGAGGATCACCTCCAGCTCCTACAG ATTGATCCATCCCTGTGCAGCCCTCCACACACCAGGAACTGGCCTGAGATCAGTATGAACACTGATGTGAGTGTGGTGACTCTGAGGAGAGCTCTGACTCAGTTGCATGAAACTCTAGACGAGAAACTCAGTCAATATG TTTTGTGGAGGATGCAGCAGCATGCAG TGGTTGTGACTCTGGATCCTGATACAGCTTATCCAAATCTCATCCTGTCTGATGATAGGAAGCAAGTGAGACATGGAGACATTAATCATGACTTCCCAGATAACCCAGAGAGGTTTGATAATGGTGCCTGTGTCCTGGGAAAAGAGGGATTGTCCTCAGGAAGGTTTTATTTTGAGGTGCAGGTAATGGGAAAGACTGGCTGGATTTTAGGAGTGGCCAGAGAATCTATTAACAGGAAGGGAAAGATCACAGTGAGTCCTCAGAATGGATACTGGACTGTGGGTCTGTGGAATGGGAATGAATATTGGGCCTGTGCTGATCCCTGTATCCAATTGTCTCTGAGAGTGAAACCACAGAAGGTGGGGGTGTTTGTGGATTATGAGGAGGGTCTGGTCTCTTTTTATGATGTGGAGTCCAAATCTCATATCTACTCCTTCACTGGTCAGTCTTTCATTGAGAAACTCTATCCTTTCTTCAGTCCATTTCCTAATGATAGAGGTAAAAATTCAGCACCGATGATCATCTCACCtgttaattacaatgaatga
- the LOC131543813 gene encoding E3 ubiquitin-protein ligase TRIM39-like isoform X2 has product MAESLLTSPKHKRRRRHSMEEPPNLSSGSMAEELQCSVCLDVFTDPVSTPCGHNFCKSCLNQCWNNSQECKCPFCNETFSKRPDLKINTALRQVVQLFQEKLTLSKTEVLCDICDERKLKALKSCLVCQTSYCETHLEPHQRVLSFRKHKLMDPVKNMKDYICQKHERPLELFCRDDQTRVCVFCTDGDHKTHNTVPLEEESEEKKAQLMKPQKDVQQMIQDRIRKIQDINHSAELRKRCQAELLEMMEEKQKAAEKQDEKLIQELQQEITELKMRNTELDHLLHTEDHLQLLQIDPSLCSPPHTRNWPEISMNTDVSVVTLRRALTQLHETLDEKLSQYVYANVLWRMQQHAVVVTLDPDTAYPNLILSDDRKQVRHGDINHDFPDNPERFDNGACVLGKEGLSSGRFYFEVQVMGKTGWILGVARESINRKGKITVSPQNGYWTVGLWNGNEYWACADPCIQLSLRVKPQKVGVFVDYEEGLVSFYDVESKSHIYSFTGQSFIEKLYPFFSPFPNDRGKNSAPMIISPVNYNE; this is encoded by the exons ATGGCAGAATCTTTACTAACATCACCGAAACATAAACGAAGGAGGAGACACAGTATGGAAGAACCTCCAA ACCTATCAAGTGGTTCTATGGCTGAGGAGCTTCAGTGTTCAGTGTGTCTGGATGTGTTCACTGATCCAGTCAGCACTCCATGTGGACACAACTTCTGTAAGAGCTGCCTGAACCAGTGCTGGAACAACAGTCAGGAGTGCAAATGTCCATTCTGTAATGAAACATTCAGTAAAAGACCCGACCTCAAGATCAACACAGCACTTAGACAGGTTGTACAACTCTTTCAGGAAAAGCTCACTCTGAGTAAAACTGAAGTTCTCTGTGACATCTGTGATGAAAGAAAGCTGAAAGCCCTGAAGTCCTGTCTGGTGTGTCAGACCTCTTACTGTGAAACTCATCTGGAGCCTCATCAGAGAGTCCTGAGCTTCAGGAAACACAAACTAATGGACCCTGTGAAGAATATGAAGGACTATATTTGTCAGAAACACGAGAGACCTCTGGAGCTGTTCTGTAGAGATGATcagacacgtgtgtgtgtgttttgcactGATGGAGACCACAAGACTCACAACACTGTTCCTCTAGAGGAGGAGAGTGAAGAGAAGAAG GCTCAGCTGATGAAACCACAGAAAGACGTGCAGCAGATGATCCAGGACAGAATCAGGAAGATTCAAGACATCAATCACTCAGCAGAACTCAGAAAA AGATGTCAGGCTGAGCTGCTGGAGATGATGGAGGAGAAGCAGAAAGCAGCAGAGAAACAGGATGAAAAGCTCATTCAAGAGCTGCAGCAGGAAATCACTGAGCTCAAGATGAGAAACACTGAGCTGGATCATCTCTTACACACCGAGGATCACCTCCAGCTCCTACAG ATTGATCCATCCCTGTGCAGCCCTCCACACACCAGGAACTGGCCTGAGATCAGTATGAACACTGATGTGAGTGTGGTGACTCTGAGGAGAGCTCTGACTCAGTTGCATGAAACTCTAGACGAGAAACTCAGTCAATATG tatatgccaatg TTTTGTGGAGGATGCAGCAGCATGCAG TGGTTGTGACTCTGGATCCTGATACAGCTTATCCAAATCTCATCCTGTCTGATGATAGGAAGCAAGTGAGACATGGAGACATTAATCATGACTTCCCAGATAACCCAGAGAGGTTTGATAATGGTGCCTGTGTCCTGGGAAAAGAGGGATTGTCCTCAGGAAGGTTTTATTTTGAGGTGCAGGTAATGGGAAAGACTGGCTGGATTTTAGGAGTGGCCAGAGAATCTATTAACAGGAAGGGAAAGATCACAGTGAGTCCTCAGAATGGATACTGGACTGTGGGTCTGTGGAATGGGAATGAATATTGGGCCTGTGCTGATCCCTGTATCCAATTGTCTCTGAGAGTGAAACCACAGAAGGTGGGGGTGTTTGTGGATTATGAGGAGGGTCTGGTCTCTTTTTATGATGTGGAGTCCAAATCTCATATCTACTCCTTCACTGGTCAGTCTTTCATTGAGAAACTCTATCCTTTCTTCAGTCCATTTCCTAATGATAGAGGTAAAAATTCAGCACCGATGATCATCTCACCtgttaattacaatgaatga